Proteins found in one Synechococcus sp. LA31 genomic segment:
- a CDS encoding RodZ family helix-turn-helix domain-containing protein yields MPRLAPRLSSLSRLWRRGGSIRGGEGTGSSPQDDPLLAMGRRLRQEREARGLNLRQMALETRISTPVLEALERGWRDRLPEGAYLRTMLPLIEQRLELPAGSLDVALPPQAQHKGARGEGGGLLRRFTPGSIDVFSSWQGGLLYGGLCLGLIYALNLQQRQLAAANLLTLRPIAPLPAAEQAKPSNPGTTLLSVYPELRPLQRASRGVGRGALSQLNQTQPDPPRLGVLELNLSQASTINLQSEAGQRSSLNGAKGSLVWQLEPPLELSIYPVPKAGEVLWNGTALAPKAKQPGQYQLPPPSPAISADSGAPSPPSP; encoded by the coding sequence ATGCCCAGGCTTGCGCCACGCCTGTCCAGCCTCAGCCGCCTATGGCGGCGAGGCGGCTCGATCCGGGGCGGTGAGGGCACCGGCAGCTCCCCGCAGGATGATCCCCTGTTGGCGATGGGGCGGCGGCTGCGGCAGGAGCGGGAGGCCCGCGGCCTCAACCTGCGCCAGATGGCCCTAGAAACGCGGATCAGTACTCCGGTGCTGGAGGCCCTGGAACGGGGCTGGCGTGATCGCCTGCCGGAAGGGGCCTACCTACGCACCATGCTGCCCCTGATTGAGCAGCGCCTGGAGCTGCCCGCCGGGAGCCTCGATGTGGCCTTGCCACCGCAAGCCCAGCACAAAGGCGCGCGGGGGGAGGGTGGCGGCTTACTGCGGCGCTTCACCCCTGGGTCGATCGATGTGTTCAGCAGCTGGCAAGGGGGGCTTCTCTACGGCGGCCTTTGCCTGGGACTGATCTATGCGCTCAACCTGCAGCAACGCCAGCTGGCCGCGGCCAATCTGCTCACCCTGCGGCCGATCGCTCCACTACCGGCCGCGGAACAGGCCAAACCCTCCAACCCCGGCACCACCCTGCTGAGCGTTTACCCGGAGCTGCGCCCGCTGCAGCGGGCCAGCCGCGGCGTGGGGCGCGGTGCCCTGAGCCAGCTCAACCAAACCCAGCCAGATCCGCCCAGGCTCGGGGTGCTGGAACTCAATCTCAGCCAGGCCAGCACCATCAACCTGCAGAGCGAAGCTGGCCAACGCTCCAGCCTCAACGGCGCCAAGGGATCACTGGTGTGGCAGCTGGAGCCTCCCCTGGAGCTGAGCATCTATCCCGTGCCCAAGGCGGGTGAAGTGCTGTGGAATGGCACGGCTTTAGCCCCCAAAGCCAAACAGCCGGGCCAATACCAACTGCCGCCCCCATCGCCAGCGATCAGCGCTGATAGCGGTGCGCCATCTCCCCCAAGCCCTTGA
- a CDS encoding ribose-phosphate pyrophosphokinase, whose translation MTSFLTAERVEQAPMAHDTRRLRLFSGTANQALAREIGAYLGVPDGPRVIKRFADGELYIQIQESIRGCDVFLIQPTCAPVNDHLMELLVMVDACKRASARQITAVIPYYGYARADRKTAGRESITAKLVANLLAVSGVDRVLAMDLHSAQIQGYFDIPCDHIYGSPVLVDYLAGRDFGDVVVVSPDVGGVARARAFAKRLNDAPLAIIDKRRSGHNVAESLTVIGDVAGKTAILIDDMIDTGGTICAGARLLRENGATRVLACATHPVFSGPAIERLSAPGLFEEVIVTNSIPLVDERRFPQLQVLSVANMLGEAIWRIHDESSVSSMFR comes from the coding sequence GTGACCAGTTTCCTGACCGCAGAACGGGTCGAACAGGCGCCGATGGCCCATGACACACGCCGGTTACGGCTGTTCAGTGGCACCGCCAATCAAGCCCTGGCCCGGGAGATCGGCGCTTACCTCGGGGTGCCGGATGGCCCTCGGGTGATTAAACGCTTCGCCGATGGCGAGCTCTACATCCAGATCCAGGAATCGATCCGCGGCTGCGACGTGTTCCTGATCCAGCCCACCTGCGCTCCGGTGAACGATCACCTGATGGAGCTACTGGTGATGGTGGATGCCTGCAAGCGGGCCTCCGCCCGCCAGATCACAGCCGTGATCCCTTACTACGGCTATGCCAGGGCCGACCGTAAAACCGCCGGCCGCGAATCGATTACCGCCAAGTTGGTGGCCAACCTGCTGGCTGTGTCGGGAGTGGATCGGGTGCTGGCGATGGATCTGCACTCCGCCCAGATCCAGGGCTACTTCGACATTCCCTGCGATCACATCTACGGCTCCCCCGTGTTGGTGGACTACCTGGCCGGACGCGACTTCGGCGATGTGGTGGTGGTGTCACCGGATGTGGGGGGCGTGGCCCGCGCCCGCGCCTTCGCCAAACGCCTCAACGACGCCCCATTGGCGATCATCGACAAGCGTCGATCCGGTCACAACGTGGCTGAAAGCCTCACCGTGATTGGTGATGTGGCTGGTAAAACCGCCATTTTGATCGACGACATGATCGACACCGGCGGCACCATTTGCGCCGGTGCCCGGCTGCTGCGGGAGAACGGTGCCACCCGCGTGCTGGCTTGCGCCACCCACCCGGTGTTCTCAGGACCTGCCATCGAGCGCCTGTCAGCGCCTGGGCTGTTTGAGGAGGTGATCGTGACCAACTCCATTCCGCTGGTGGATGAGCGCCGCTTCCCGCAGCTCCAGGTGCTCTCGGTCGCCAACATGCTCGGGGAAGCGATCTGGCGGATCCACGACGAGAGCTCGGTGAGCTCGATGTTCCGTTGA
- a CDS encoding LCP family protein, protein MAPAQPRPQRRTRERAALRLLAAGLGLASSLALLGVIWPESDRAVREQGPPSAADLAELPSRSISVLVIGSDGDQKGPANSDALLLVHVNPEGPLQLLNLPVETAVQLPGDKTPVALGSLYQRGGPALVAGTAAQLVGLPKGQPDRYLVLPRSALRALVDGIGRVELSPDRSMRYTDKTQNYKIQLDGGLQVMDGPQVEQLLRFRDEVNGEERRRDRQQMAVESVLRQMSQRQQIQQLPGLLALLQGEVDTNLTQGEALSLLAVALRPGEQLQFRTLPLRPPLKTKQRLRQLDARAQRPWPN, encoded by the coding sequence TTGGCTCCCGCCCAGCCACGCCCGCAGCGCCGCACCCGCGAGAGGGCTGCTCTTCGCCTGCTAGCCGCCGGCCTGGGCCTGGCCAGCAGCCTGGCGCTGCTGGGGGTGATCTGGCCGGAAAGCGACCGGGCCGTGCGCGAGCAAGGGCCACCCAGCGCCGCCGACCTAGCCGAGCTGCCCAGCCGTTCGATCAGTGTGCTGGTGATCGGATCCGACGGCGATCAGAAAGGACCCGCCAACAGCGATGCGCTGCTGCTGGTGCACGTGAACCCAGAAGGGCCCCTACAGCTGCTCAATCTGCCGGTGGAAACGGCCGTCCAGCTACCGGGCGACAAGACCCCGGTGGCCCTGGGAAGCCTTTATCAACGGGGCGGACCCGCTCTCGTGGCCGGCACGGCGGCCCAGCTGGTGGGCCTGCCCAAAGGGCAGCCCGATCGTTACCTGGTGCTTCCGCGTTCGGCCCTGCGCGCCCTGGTGGACGGCATTGGCCGGGTGGAGCTCTCCCCTGATCGGAGCATGCGCTACACCGACAAAACGCAGAATTACAAAATTCAGCTGGATGGCGGCCTTCAAGTGATGGATGGCCCGCAGGTGGAACAACTGCTGCGGTTCCGCGATGAGGTCAACGGCGAGGAGCGACGGCGCGATCGTCAGCAGATGGCGGTGGAGAGCGTGCTGCGCCAGATGAGCCAGCGCCAGCAGATCCAGCAGCTGCCAGGCCTGCTCGCCCTCCTGCAAGGCGAGGTGGACACCAACCTCACGCAGGGCGAGGCCCTGAGCCTGCTGGCGGTGGCGCTGCGGCCTGGGGAACAGCTGCAGTTCCGCACCCTGCCGCTACGCCCTCCTCTGAAGACCAAGCAGCGGCTCAGGCAGCTGGATGCACGTGCCCAGCGCCCCTGGCCGAACTGA
- the malQ gene encoding 4-alpha-glucanotransferase, whose amino-acid sequence MRRAGVLLHPTALPGSPVCGTFGAMAHRWLDLLADHGIKAWQLLPLAPPDSLGSPYSSPSSFALNGWLLDADQLVADGLLERADLEALPGDADPGRLNPALAEQRSKSLAALLLRRYPSWSATLQQHFEAWRQQQRCWLVDHCRFWVLRQRYSGQPWWQWPAPLARRQRSALRALDAEAKDLLLQEALLQWQLQQQWQSLLDHARRRSVQVIGDVPFYVAHDSADVWSHRHLFSATADGSLSQQSGVPPDYFSATGQLWGTPVYRWPLHHLTRFRWWLRRLERQLNLVDLLRLDHFRALEAAWCVPGGDCTAEHGCWRPSPGHSLLRKLRRHYKGQHLPLIAEDLGVITPGVEALRDQYQLPGMKILQFAFDGNPDNPYLPANYTGSNWCVYTGTHDNGTCIGWWQQLSGEQRHQVEQLLGPVHAPGWQLLELALASQADWAVVPLQDLLQLGDEARFNTPGTDRGNWQWRLSGGLDAIAGPLKGLGEMAHRYQR is encoded by the coding sequence ATGCGACGGGCCGGCGTTCTGCTTCATCCAACCGCCCTGCCCGGCTCGCCGGTGTGCGGGACGTTTGGAGCAATGGCGCATCGGTGGTTGGATCTGCTGGCGGATCACGGCATCAAGGCCTGGCAGCTGCTGCCGCTGGCGCCGCCCGATTCGTTGGGTTCGCCTTACAGCTCCCCCAGCAGCTTTGCGCTCAACGGCTGGCTGCTCGATGCCGATCAGCTGGTGGCTGATGGCCTGCTCGAGCGAGCTGATCTGGAGGCCCTTCCCGGCGACGCGGACCCGGGCCGCTTGAATCCCGCCCTGGCCGAACAACGCAGCAAGAGCCTCGCGGCCCTGCTGCTGCGCCGCTACCCCAGCTGGAGCGCCACCCTGCAACAGCATTTTGAAGCCTGGCGCCAGCAGCAACGCTGCTGGCTGGTGGATCACTGCCGCTTCTGGGTGCTGCGCCAGCGCTACAGCGGTCAGCCTTGGTGGCAGTGGCCCGCGCCGCTGGCGCGGCGGCAACGCAGCGCCCTGCGCGCGCTGGATGCTGAAGCGAAGGATCTGCTGCTGCAGGAGGCGTTGCTGCAATGGCAGTTGCAGCAACAGTGGCAAAGCCTGCTGGATCACGCTCGCCGCCGCAGCGTGCAGGTGATCGGTGATGTGCCGTTTTATGTGGCCCACGACAGCGCCGATGTCTGGAGCCACCGGCATCTGTTTTCGGCAACGGCTGATGGCAGCCTCAGCCAGCAGAGCGGTGTGCCGCCCGATTACTTCTCCGCCACCGGCCAGCTCTGGGGCACGCCGGTGTATCGCTGGCCGCTGCATCACCTCACCCGCTTTCGCTGGTGGTTGCGCCGGCTGGAGCGTCAGCTGAACCTGGTGGATCTGCTGCGGCTTGATCATTTCCGTGCCCTTGAGGCCGCCTGGTGTGTGCCCGGTGGCGATTGCACCGCGGAGCATGGCTGCTGGCGCCCTTCACCAGGCCACAGCCTGTTGCGCAAACTCCGCCGCCACTACAAGGGGCAGCACCTGCCTTTGATCGCTGAAGACCTCGGGGTGATTACCCCTGGTGTGGAGGCCCTGCGTGATCAATACCAGCTACCGGGGATGAAGATCCTGCAGTTTGCCTTCGACGGCAATCCCGACAACCCCTATCTCCCGGCCAACTACACCGGCAGCAACTGGTGCGTGTACACCGGCACCCACGACAACGGCACCTGCATCGGTTGGTGGCAGCAGTTGAGTGGCGAGCAGCGCCATCAGGTGGAGCAATTGCTTGGCCCGGTGCATGCCCCGGGGTGGCAGTTGCTGGAGCTGGCTCTCGCTAGTCAGGCCGATTGGGCAGTCGTGCCGCTCCAGGATCTGCTGCAGTTGGGGGATGAAGCCCGTTTCAATACCCCGGGCACCGACCGCGGCAATTGGCAGTGGCGCCTCAGTGGCGGGCTCGATGCCATCGCCGGCCCCCTCAAGGGCTTGGGGGAGATGGCGCACCGCTATCAGCGCTGA
- a CDS encoding Coenzyme F420 hydrogenase/dehydrogenase, beta subunit C-terminal domain gives MTSAASPSGAVAPHERARPLAKGSVYPAKDLCSQCGLCDSRWVAYVKDSCAFLNQRFDAMEAAAHGRSRDLDNEDELYFGVQQRMVTARLRHPIVGAQWTGIVSRIGVRALETGLVDAVLCVGQSEDDRFTPVPRLARTPEEVLSARVNKPTLSPNLEVLEQLPGSGIKRLLAIGVGCQVQALRAVQTTLPLDELFVLGLPCVDNVSRQGLQTFLESTVSSPNTVVHYEFMQDFRIHFRHSDGREETVPFFGLDTPKLKDVFAPSCLSCFDYTNAGADLVVGYMGASFGRQWLTVRNPKGQQLLDLVEGELDVAPVSSSGQRQAAVQQGIEAYDKAVKLPLWLANVIGFVVERFGPKGLEYGRFSIDSHFTRNALWLRRNHPDKVEAHIPAFARRIISRYRLPE, from the coding sequence TTGACTTCCGCTGCCTCCCCATCAGGTGCCGTCGCGCCCCATGAGCGCGCCCGACCGCTGGCCAAGGGCAGCGTGTATCCCGCCAAAGATCTCTGCAGCCAGTGCGGCCTGTGCGACAGCCGCTGGGTGGCCTATGTGAAGGACAGCTGCGCCTTCCTCAACCAGCGCTTTGACGCGATGGAGGCTGCGGCCCACGGCCGCAGCCGCGACCTCGACAACGAGGACGAGCTGTATTTCGGCGTGCAGCAGCGGATGGTGACCGCCCGGCTGCGGCATCCGATTGTCGGCGCCCAGTGGACCGGGATCGTGAGCCGCATTGGTGTGCGCGCCCTGGAAACCGGCCTGGTGGATGCCGTGCTCTGCGTGGGCCAGAGCGAAGACGATCGCTTCACCCCCGTGCCGCGCCTGGCCCGCACCCCCGAGGAAGTGCTGAGCGCGCGGGTGAACAAGCCCACCCTTTCCCCCAACCTGGAAGTGCTCGAGCAGCTGCCTGGCAGCGGCATTAAGCGCTTGCTCGCCATTGGTGTGGGCTGCCAGGTGCAGGCCTTAAGGGCCGTGCAGACCACCCTGCCCCTCGATGAGCTGTTTGTGCTTGGCCTGCCGTGCGTCGACAATGTGTCGCGCCAAGGGCTTCAGACCTTCCTCGAGAGCACGGTGAGCTCACCCAACACGGTGGTGCACTACGAGTTCATGCAGGATTTCCGCATCCACTTCCGCCACAGCGATGGCCGCGAAGAAACGGTGCCGTTTTTTGGGCTCGATACCCCCAAGCTCAAGGACGTATTCGCCCCCAGCTGCCTGAGCTGCTTCGATTACACCAATGCTGGAGCCGATCTGGTGGTGGGCTACATGGGGGCCAGCTTTGGCCGCCAATGGCTCACGGTGCGCAATCCGAAGGGGCAGCAGCTGCTCGATCTGGTGGAGGGCGAGCTGGATGTGGCGCCGGTGAGCAGTAGCGGCCAGCGCCAGGCGGCGGTGCAGCAGGGCATCGAGGCCTACGACAAGGCTGTGAAGCTGCCCCTGTGGCTGGCCAATGTGATCGGTTTTGTTGTGGAGCGCTTTGGGCCGAAGGGCCTGGAATACGGCCGCTTCTCGATCGATTCCCATTTCACCCGCAACGCCCTATGGCTGCGCCGCAATCACCCTGACAAGGTGGAGGCACACATCCCGGCCTTTGCTCGCCGGATCATCAGCCGCTACCGGCTACCTGAGTGA
- a CDS encoding cAMP phosphodiesterase → MRSSTTRLGLLLLPLALALAPMAAVAAPASEADMSLYTRIGALNVCIARAAGIEFDKAVAVAGETIAQVIQGQHDGAIAQVGAKSLTIEELRKGAINSAVLGAVEVCPDEVPADVRKKVEEVLKSRSTAPAASPAPTKK, encoded by the coding sequence GTGCGTTCCTCCACAACCCGCCTTGGCCTGTTGTTGCTGCCGCTGGCTCTAGCGCTGGCTCCGATGGCTGCGGTGGCGGCGCCGGCCTCCGAGGCCGATATGAGCCTCTACACCCGCATTGGTGCCCTGAATGTGTGCATCGCTCGGGCCGCCGGCATTGAGTTCGACAAGGCTGTTGCGGTGGCCGGCGAGACGATTGCCCAGGTGATCCAGGGTCAGCACGACGGCGCTATCGCCCAGGTGGGGGCCAAATCGCTCACGATCGAGGAGCTGCGCAAGGGCGCTATCAACTCCGCCGTGCTCGGCGCCGTGGAGGTCTGCCCTGATGAGGTGCCTGCGGATGTGCGCAAGAAGGTGGAGGAGGTGCTGAAGAGCCGAAGCACTGCACCCGCCGCCTCCCCGGCTCCCACCAAGAAGTAG
- the pepN gene encoding aminopeptidase N, with protein MATVRLADYRPAPYRIVHSGLTVQLFADHTLVEAQFQLEPNPLAELGPLELQGVALELLELELDGQPLAVEAYRLESQRLLLLNPPPQPFRLRTLVRIHPETNTSLEGLYVSGGMVTSQCEAVGFRRITFHPDRPDLLSRFRVRIEADQTSCPVLLSNGNCIETGPLPEGRHYAIWDDPFPKPSYLFALVAGRLEEVRDQFTTRSGRTVQLRLHVEPGDTPYTAHAMASLKRSMLWDEQRYGLEYDLDEFNIVAVRHFNMGAMENKSLNIFNSKLVLADAATATDAELERIESVIGHEYFHNWTGNRITCRDWFQLSLKEGLTVFRDASFTADLHSAAVKRIEDVSLLRNTQFREDAGPTAHPIQPDHYQEIDNFYTTTIYEKGSEVIRALHTLLGEEVFMRGMALYVSRHDGTAATCDDFVQAMQDAAEQAWAQGAALPRFDFSQFRHWYSQAGTPQLHIERRWDQERGTLSLQVRQSIPPTPGQPHKHPLVIPLVLGLVGQAGEPLPLRLQGESEQQADAAALPHAWGDGSRLVVIDQAQQLIAIEGLEPHSHPPALSMLRGFSAPVKLEIERSTNELLHLLACDSDAFARWDAGQVLLREAVLQRASGAPNDELEEGLVAAFERILAEVGLCDSNRSMMLALPGLPELEDAALAAAGVSDPPALFEALLALQRRFGEELAVPLEHTLERCRPQWLLAWPDGVGDRDLTATAWRWRVAAGDVGVRAEAAAAVSGPSMTLARAGLRALQCHDTPERAAAMAAFYERWQDKPVILDAWFALEASAPFGDGVARVQALLEHPRFDAAAPNSIRAVLGGFAGNVAQFHAIHGRGYRFMAEQIAELDQRNPITASRMAKVFSRWQSYGPERSACMRQALEHLAAAQLSANTSEVVNQCLSVVKEAA; from the coding sequence ATGGCCACCGTTCGCCTCGCCGATTACCGTCCGGCTCCTTATCGGATCGTCCACAGCGGCCTCACGGTGCAGCTCTTCGCTGATCACACCTTGGTGGAGGCCCAATTTCAGCTCGAACCCAATCCCTTGGCTGAGCTGGGCCCGCTCGAGCTTCAGGGTGTTGCGCTTGAGTTGCTGGAGCTGGAGCTTGATGGCCAGCCTCTGGCAGTTGAGGCCTATCGCCTGGAGAGCCAGCGGTTGCTGCTGCTCAATCCACCGCCGCAGCCATTCCGCCTGCGCACCTTGGTGCGCATCCACCCTGAGACCAACACCAGCCTCGAAGGGCTGTATGTGAGCGGTGGGATGGTCACCAGCCAATGCGAGGCGGTGGGCTTCCGCCGCATCACGTTCCACCCCGACCGCCCGGATCTGCTTAGCCGCTTTCGTGTGCGGATCGAAGCGGATCAGACCAGTTGCCCGGTGCTGCTCTCCAACGGCAACTGCATCGAAACGGGCCCGCTGCCGGAGGGGCGCCATTACGCCATCTGGGACGATCCCTTCCCTAAGCCTTCCTATCTGTTTGCCCTGGTGGCGGGGCGGCTTGAGGAGGTGCGCGACCAGTTCACGACACGCAGTGGCCGCACGGTGCAGCTACGGCTGCACGTGGAACCGGGCGATACGCCCTACACCGCCCATGCGATGGCCTCGCTGAAGCGCTCGATGCTCTGGGATGAGCAGCGCTATGGCCTCGAGTACGACCTCGATGAGTTCAACATCGTGGCTGTGCGCCATTTCAACATGGGCGCAATGGAGAACAAGAGCCTCAATATCTTCAACTCCAAGTTGGTGCTTGCGGATGCGGCTACCGCCACAGATGCGGAGTTAGAGCGTATCGAAAGTGTGATCGGCCACGAGTATTTCCATAACTGGACCGGTAACCGAATCACCTGCCGAGACTGGTTTCAGCTCTCCCTCAAGGAAGGTCTCACCGTGTTTCGTGATGCCAGCTTTACCGCCGATTTGCATTCCGCGGCGGTCAAGCGGATCGAGGATGTGTCGCTGTTGCGCAATACACAGTTCCGGGAGGATGCGGGGCCGACGGCACACCCGATTCAGCCTGATCACTACCAGGAGATCGACAACTTTTACACCACCACGATCTATGAAAAAGGATCGGAGGTGATCCGCGCGCTTCACACCCTGCTCGGGGAGGAGGTGTTCATGCGCGGGATGGCGCTCTACGTGAGCCGTCATGACGGCACCGCCGCCACCTGTGATGACTTTGTGCAGGCCATGCAGGATGCAGCCGAGCAGGCCTGGGCCCAAGGCGCCGCCCTGCCGCGGTTTGATTTCTCTCAATTCCGGCACTGGTACAGCCAGGCCGGTACCCCGCAGCTGCACATCGAGCGCCGCTGGGATCAGGAGCGGGGAACGCTCAGCCTGCAGGTGCGCCAGAGCATTCCTCCCACCCCAGGTCAGCCCCATAAACATCCGCTGGTGATTCCGCTGGTGCTGGGTTTGGTGGGGCAGGCCGGCGAACCGCTGCCGCTGCGCCTGCAGGGCGAGAGTGAGCAGCAGGCCGATGCAGCGGCCCTTCCCCACGCCTGGGGGGATGGCAGCCGGCTGGTGGTGATTGATCAGGCGCAGCAGCTGATCGCGATTGAAGGGCTGGAGCCCCACAGCCATCCCCCCGCTCTCTCCATGCTGCGTGGCTTCTCCGCGCCGGTGAAGCTGGAGATCGAGCGCAGTACCAATGAGTTGCTGCACCTGCTGGCGTGTGACAGCGACGCCTTCGCCCGCTGGGATGCCGGCCAGGTGCTGCTACGTGAGGCGGTGCTGCAGCGGGCCTCCGGTGCACCCAACGATGAGCTGGAAGAGGGGCTCGTGGCGGCCTTCGAGCGAATCCTGGCCGAAGTGGGTCTGTGCGATTCCAACCGCAGCATGATGTTGGCCCTGCCGGGGCTGCCCGAGCTGGAGGATGCCGCGCTCGCTGCGGCAGGGGTCTCCGATCCACCGGCCTTGTTTGAGGCGCTGCTGGCGCTGCAGCGTCGGTTCGGAGAGGAGCTGGCGGTGCCGCTGGAGCACACCCTTGAGCGTTGCCGTCCCCAGTGGCTGCTGGCCTGGCCCGATGGTGTGGGCGATCGCGACCTCACCGCCACGGCGTGGCGCTGGCGCGTGGCTGCCGGTGATGTGGGGGTGCGGGCGGAAGCTGCGGCTGCGGTGAGCGGTCCTTCGATGACCCTGGCCCGCGCTGGACTGCGGGCGCTGCAGTGTCACGACACCCCTGAGCGTGCAGCGGCGATGGCGGCTTTCTACGAGCGCTGGCAGGACAAGCCGGTGATCCTTGATGCCTGGTTTGCCCTGGAGGCCTCCGCCCCCTTCGGCGATGGCGTAGCCCGGGTGCAGGCTCTGCTGGAGCATCCGCGCTTCGATGCGGCCGCGCCCAATTCCATTCGCGCCGTGCTGGGGGGCTTCGCCGGCAACGTGGCTCAGTTTCACGCCATCCATGGCCGCGGCTACCGCTTCATGGCCGAGCAGATTGCCGAGCTCGATCAGCGCAATCCGATCACCGCTTCCCGCATGGCGAAGGTGTTCAGTCGCTGGCAGAGCTACGGCCCAGAGCGCAGCGCCTGCATGCGGCAAGCCCTGGAACACTTAGCCGCAGCGCAGCTTTCAGCCAATACATCCGAGGTGGTGAATCAGTGCCTCAGCGTTGTGAAAGAGGCGGCCTGA
- a CDS encoding glycoside hydrolase family 10 protein, protein MAAALLTLPALLPIAAWADSRRVGVWLTNSPSPLYYEPARLDRAVAELSQAGFNTLYPNVWSRGTTFHRSRWAPMEPALLKAGGRHDPICLITTAAHRRGMRVIPWFEYGLMEPADAAVVRNNPEWVLQKRDGSSAMVMHGKEMVWLNPAHPGVRERFLGLIGEIVQRCKVDGIQLDDHFAWPVELGYDPYTRDLYAREHGVEPPDNHADRTWMNWRRRQLSGLLRELRATLKRSGQGSPYVSLSPGPFRFAYNHWLQDWELWALGGLIDELVVQNYAYSLKGYERDLQQPALVKASSWGIPVEIGILSGFGGRTTSIPILSEKVRLAAERGHGVIYFYWEGLWGQYAGPEGGPARREALGRLHQSLFRPPLSQR, encoded by the coding sequence TTGGCTGCGGCGCTTCTGACGCTGCCCGCTCTGCTCCCGATCGCCGCCTGGGCGGATTCGCGCCGTGTGGGGGTCTGGCTCACCAACAGCCCGAGCCCCCTCTACTACGAGCCCGCGCGGCTTGATCGAGCGGTGGCCGAACTCTCCCAGGCCGGCTTCAACACTCTTTATCCCAACGTGTGGAGCCGCGGCACCACCTTCCACCGCAGCCGCTGGGCACCGATGGAACCTGCCCTGCTCAAGGCTGGCGGGCGCCATGACCCCATCTGCTTGATCACCACTGCCGCCCACCGGCGCGGCATGCGGGTGATTCCCTGGTTTGAGTACGGACTGATGGAACCAGCCGACGCCGCTGTGGTGCGCAACAACCCCGAATGGGTGCTGCAAAAACGCGATGGCAGCTCGGCGATGGTGATGCACGGCAAAGAGATGGTGTGGCTGAATCCAGCCCATCCGGGCGTGCGCGAGCGATTTCTGGGCCTGATCGGCGAGATCGTGCAGCGATGCAAGGTGGATGGCATCCAGCTCGATGACCATTTCGCCTGGCCGGTGGAGCTGGGCTACGACCCCTACACCCGAGACCTCTACGCGCGTGAGCATGGGGTGGAGCCACCGGACAACCATGCCGATCGCACCTGGATGAACTGGCGGCGCAGGCAGCTCAGCGGGCTTCTGCGCGAGTTACGCGCCACCCTCAAACGCAGCGGGCAGGGCAGCCCCTATGTGAGCCTCTCACCGGGACCTTTTCGTTTCGCCTACAACCATTGGCTGCAGGATTGGGAGCTCTGGGCCCTCGGCGGGTTGATCGATGAACTCGTGGTGCAGAACTATGCCTACTCGCTCAAGGGCTACGAACGCGATCTACAGCAACCGGCGCTGGTGAAAGCCAGCAGCTGGGGAATCCCCGTAGAGATTGGCATCCTCTCTGGCTTTGGTGGCCGCACCACCTCGATCCCGATCCTGAGCGAGAAGGTGCGCCTGGCTGCAGAGCGGGGCCATGGCGTGATCTATTTCTATTGGGAAGGTTTGTGGGGCCAATATGCCGGGCCAGAAGGGGGCCCGGCCCGCCGCGAGGCCCTGGGTCGCCTCCACCAGAGCCTGTTCAGGCCGCCTCTTTCACAACGCTGA